In Pseudomonadota bacterium, the genomic stretch GATCCGGGCGAAGAGGAAGGTGATCGCGCTGCTTAACGAGCAAAAGCAGACCGTCACCCAACGTGCTGTCTCCCGTGGTCTTGACCCATCCGTCCCTTTGAAACCCTCCGGTATTTCCTGGCTTGGCGACATTCCACAGGCCTGGGAAATTCGGCGAATTAAATACCTGCTTCGAGAAGTTGACGAACGGTCGACTACTGGTACAGAACCGTTGCTCTCAATGCGTATGCATCATGGGCTCGTTCTCTTTGAGGAACATTTCAGCCGACCACCACAAGCTGCCACCCCTCGTAGGGTTCAAGGTTGTCCGACCAGGGCAATTCGTCGTGAACCGAATGCAAGCTGGTAATGGCGTTATCTTTGCTTCCAAGTTGATGGGATTGGTCAGCCCCGACTATGCGGTATTTGAACCGATAGGTAATGCCAATGTTGAATTTCTTGGAGAGCTATTCCGGAGTCGCAAAGTGCGATCGAAGTTCCGCGCCGAGTCGAAGGGACTCGGCACAGGTACATCGGGATTTTTACGTCTCTACAATGACAGGCTAGGTGCGATCCATGTAGCTCTCCCGCCTACTACCGAGCAAATTGAAATTTTGTTGGGACTTTCCGCCGATCTATCAGCGGTAAGCACAGCCATTTCCCGCCTCGAACGTGAAATCGAACTCCTCCGTGACTATCGCACTCGCCTCGTCGCAGACGTAGTGACCGGCAAGCTCGATGTCCGCGAAGCGGCGGCGCGGCTGCCCGAGGAATCACAGCGCGACCATATCTCTGACGGCACAGACCTCGACGAGGAGACCGACGAGATAGAAGACGAGGCCCTCGCCGAGTGACCAACGCCGATCTCATCGCCCTCGTCGACGGTTTGCGTGCCCAGCCCACCGAAACCGAGTGGCTGGAATTCAAGCGTAATCATGCGGAGGCCCAGGACATCGGCGAGTACCTATCGGCCCTCGCTAATGAGGCCTGCCTGCGCAGCCACCCGCGCGGCTACCTGGTGCTCGGCGTCGACGATGCTACGCACGAGGTGGTCGGCACACATGTCGACCTCTATGCGACCAAGGGGAAAGGTAACCAGGACCTGCTGCCGTGGCTGGGGGTGATGCTGCAACCCAACCCTGGCATCGACGTCGAAGTCGTCGATCACCCACAAGGCCGGGTCGTAGTTCTTTCCGTCGGCCCGGCCCGGGGCCAGCCGGTCAGCTTTTCGGGCAAGGCCTACTGCCGCGCTGGCGCAAGCAAGATGGAGCTTGCCAAACACCCCGAGAAAGAGCGCGCTCTGTGGATACAAGGCTCGGACTGGTCGGCCGAGGTCTGTGAGCGCGCGACGCTAGCCGACCTCGACCCCGAGGCTATCGCTCAGGCGCGGGCGCAGTTCTTCATCAAACACCCGGGGCAAGCCGGTGAACTGCCAGGCTGGGACGACCTCACTTTTCTGAACAAAGCTCGCCTTCTGCGCCAAGGCGCTGTGACGAACACCGCGCTACTGCTGCTCGGTCGCGGCGAAGCCACGGCGCTACTCACGCCGGCCGTGGCCAGGGTGTCTTGGATACTGAAGGACGCGGACAACCAAGAACTAGACTACGAGCACTTCGGGCCGCCGTTCCTGCTGGCCGGTGACCGGCTGATGAAGCGTCTGCGCAACCTGACGGTACGCGCGTTGCCGAGCGGCACGCTCTTTCCCCAGGAGCTCACGCAATACGACCCCTGGGTGTTGCGCGAGGCGCTGCATCACAACATCGCCCATCAGGACTACCGGCGGCACGGCCGCATCGCGGTGGTCGAGTTTCCCGACCGTGTGTTGCTGACGAACGTCGGGGACTTTCTTCCCGGTAGCGTGCGGACGGTCATCGAACAGGACGCACCGCAACTGCTCTACCGCAACCCGTTCCTAACGGATGCGATGGTCGAACTCAACCTCATCGACACCCAGGGCGGCGGCATCAAGCGCATGTTCGAGACCCAGCGGCGACGCTCGTTTCCGCTGCCGGACTACGACCTCGACACGGCGGGGCAGGTTAGCGTGAGTATCCCCGGGCGTATTCTCGATGAACGATACACGCGCCTGTTGATGGAGCAGCCGCAACTGACGCTCGCGCAGGTGATGCTGCTGGACCGGGTGCAGAAAGGTCAGCGGATAGAGCGGGAGGAGTTCGCGCGCCTGAAGGCGGCGGGCCTGGTAGAAGGTCGCTATCCGAGTGTCATGGTATCGGGCGCGATAGCGAAGGCGACCGGGGAAACGGCACGGCATATTCGCGAGCGAGGCTTCAACAAGCAATATTACGTCGAATTGATCCTCGCCCTGGTGCGCGAACATGGGCCGGTAGCCCGTACCGAGGTCGAT encodes the following:
- a CDS encoding restriction endonuclease subunit S yields the protein MAHSQWILALAKGIRERSTDFRFEMFGNQRVPFPPSEEQAAIVRFLDWGNGRLERAIRAKRKVIALLNEQKQTVTQRAVSRGLDPSVPLKPSGISWLGDIPQAWEIRRIKYLLREVDERSTTGTEPLLSMRMHHGLVLFEEHFSRPPQAATPRRVQGCPTRAIRREPNASW
- a CDS encoding putative DNA binding domain-containing protein; this encodes MTNADLIALVDGLRAQPTETEWLEFKRNHAEAQDIGEYLSALANEACLRSHPRGYLVLGVDDATHEVVGTHVDLYATKGKGNQDLLPWLGVMLQPNPGIDVEVVDHPQGRVVVLSVGPARGQPVSFSGKAYCRAGASKMELAKHPEKERALWIQGSDWSAEVCERATLADLDPEAIAQARAQFFIKHPGQAGELPGWDDLTFLNKARLLRQGAVTNTALLLLGRGEATALLTPAVARVSWILKDADNQELDYEHFGPPFLLAGDRLMKRLRNLTVRALPSGTLFPQELTQYDPWVLREALHHNIAHQDYRRHGRIAVVEFPDRVLLTNVGDFLPGSVRTVIEQDAPQLLYRNPFLTDAMVELNLIDTQGGGIKRMFETQRRRSFPLPDYDLDTAGQVSVSIPGRILDERYTRLLMEQPQLTLAQVMLLDRVQKGQRIEREEFARLKAAGLVEGRYPSVMVSGAIAKATGETARHIRERGFNKQYYVELILALVREHGPVARTEVDELLIPKLPDRLTEQQKRAKVHNLLQELRRQKLIANGGSRGEPRWVLVQPAADEGLV